From Vogesella sp. XCS3, the proteins below share one genomic window:
- a CDS encoding YafY family protein: MRRADRLMQILLLLRGRRRTTAAQLAQWLEVSQRTVYRDMADLLTSGAPVNGEAGEGYWLEAGFTPPPLSFSAEELAALEVGARMLASWADGDTAGAAASAVGKIHGVLGSAGLTPAPLFVPPGGHYPLHTLPVLRAACEQQHCLLLHYRDEAGNATQREVAPLGLFFWGDRWTLAAWCLLRRDYRHFRIDRILSLASSAQSWPDTISLDTFLQQSDAGDSARERLYRQTHQPWHRRNTG, from the coding sequence ATGCGCCGGGCTGACCGCCTGATGCAGATCCTGCTGCTGCTACGCGGGCGGCGGCGTACTACCGCCGCGCAGCTGGCGCAGTGGCTGGAGGTATCGCAGCGTACCGTGTATCGCGACATGGCAGACTTGCTTACCAGCGGTGCGCCGGTGAATGGCGAGGCAGGAGAAGGCTACTGGCTGGAGGCCGGCTTTACGCCACCACCGCTGAGCTTCAGCGCCGAAGAGTTGGCCGCACTGGAAGTAGGTGCCCGCATGCTGGCCAGCTGGGCAGACGGTGACACCGCAGGCGCCGCCGCTAGCGCGGTGGGCAAGATCCACGGCGTGCTGGGCAGCGCCGGCCTGACGCCGGCACCGCTATTTGTCCCGCCCGGCGGCCACTACCCGCTGCACACCTTGCCCGTGCTGCGCGCCGCCTGCGAACAACAGCACTGCCTGCTGCTGCACTACCGCGACGAAGCCGGTAACGCCACGCAGCGCGAGGTGGCACCGCTGGGGCTGTTCTTCTGGGGCGACCGCTGGACGCTGGCGGCCTGGTGCCTGCTGCGCCGCGACTACCGCCACTTTCGCATCGACCGCATCCTGAGCCTGGCAAGCAGCGCGCAAAGCTGGCCGGATACCATCTCGCTGGACACCTTCCTGCAACAAAGTGACGCCGGCGACAGCGCGCGCGAACGGCTGTACCGCCAAACCCACCAACCCTGGCACCGCCGCAATACGGGCTAA
- a CDS encoding MbnP family copper-binding protein gives MSCGTTVSSLGTSAVSADLKDARFYVHDVKLITAQGNAVPVKLTQDNQWQYLNTALLDFENASGTCSAGTAATNSLIQGTIDSGNYVGLSFQVGVPYTATNSSGNSVGMNHLPYATAPAPLNIAAMAWSWQVGRKFMKVELNPVGGVARPTTPPSTSTTFNIHLGSTNCTGGDSLTGLGVTCSNPNRLPVKFAAFNPSSQQVVLDIQQLLAGSNLSQDAGGAVGCMSGTTDPECPAIFDKLDLNLATSPAGQAKGDGSNVPAFRVESK, from the coding sequence GTGAGCTGTGGCACCACCGTCAGCAGCCTGGGGACCAGTGCCGTCAGTGCCGACCTGAAAGACGCGCGCTTTTACGTTCACGACGTGAAGCTGATCACGGCCCAGGGCAATGCTGTCCCGGTAAAACTGACCCAGGACAACCAGTGGCAATACCTGAATACCGCCCTGCTGGACTTTGAAAACGCAAGCGGCACCTGCTCTGCGGGCACTGCCGCCACAAACAGTTTGATTCAAGGCACCATAGACAGCGGCAATTATGTCGGCCTGAGCTTCCAGGTAGGCGTGCCTTACACCGCCACCAACAGCAGCGGCAACAGCGTGGGCATGAACCATCTGCCGTATGCCACCGCCCCGGCCCCGCTGAATATCGCCGCCATGGCCTGGAGCTGGCAGGTTGGCCGCAAGTTCATGAAAGTCGAGCTCAACCCGGTAGGCGGCGTCGCCCGCCCCACCACGCCACCGTCTACGTCCACCACCTTTAACATCCACCTGGGCTCCACCAACTGCACGGGTGGCGACAGTCTTACCGGCCTGGGGGTGACCTGCAGCAACCCGAACCGCCTGCCGGTGAAGTTTGCCGCCTTCAACCCGTCCAGCCAGCAAGTGGTGCTGGACATCCAGCAGCTGCTGGCCGGCAGTAACCTGTCGCAAGACGCGGGCGGCGCTGTCGGCTGCATGAGTGGCACCACCGACCCGGAATGCCCGGCTATCTTTGACAAGCTCGACCTGAACCTGGCTACCAGCCCGGCAGGCCAGGCCAAAGGTGACGGCAGCAACGTGCCGGCCTTCCGTGTAGAAAGCAAATAA
- a CDS encoding diguanylate cyclase: MIDPLLSTEDLIQRANALRLNDLLQAQQYAELAVARAEGQVQLLAQALQIRGRIYSARGLLGQALEDALAARQLFGQLGDHFSVAVQDALIGNVYVHEGLFTDALTLYLQALPHIEQSQSSEWYARLLNNLGYAYVQIKMADKAAPFIERCVALARQNGHNHTLAMALDSLARAYMQQGKFAEARQLLGEALFLFSATDTKGYESLCELYLSYASSEAGLGNLPEALRLLDKVQALAREHGRLRQEADALYRAGALYRQHGRCEAALGKLMQALALLSLHDMRSALHECDYEAAMCYQALGDYQLAFEHFQRFHQGRERVFTQQFEARMKHVELMFRLHQAEREREYYRETSNNLAREVERRSARLQAAEQQANTDMLTGLPNRHHFWPRADALLGVDARWSSLVLVDADHFKRVNDTFGHLAGDQVLRGIGELLAALARPQDLYCRFGGEEFVLLMPDTRAAEAALLAEQLLQQLASSAFSLLPGHQVTLSAGVAELYADGSSGGKQRLRALLGAADQALYRAKDGGRRQVCLASVQGAGSAQD; this comes from the coding sequence ATGATTGACCCTTTGCTATCAACTGAAGACTTGATCCAGCGGGCTAACGCGCTGCGTCTGAACGATTTGTTGCAAGCGCAGCAATACGCCGAGCTGGCGGTAGCACGTGCCGAGGGGCAGGTGCAGCTGTTGGCGCAGGCCTTGCAGATACGTGGCCGCATTTATAGTGCGCGCGGTTTGCTGGGGCAGGCGCTGGAGGATGCGCTGGCGGCGCGCCAGCTGTTTGGCCAGCTGGGTGACCACTTCAGCGTAGCAGTACAAGATGCCCTGATTGGCAACGTCTACGTGCACGAGGGCTTGTTTACCGACGCGCTCACGCTCTACCTGCAGGCTTTGCCGCACATCGAGCAGTCACAGTCCAGCGAGTGGTATGCCAGGTTATTGAACAACCTGGGTTACGCCTATGTGCAGATCAAGATGGCGGACAAGGCCGCGCCCTTTATCGAGCGTTGCGTGGCGCTGGCGCGGCAGAATGGCCACAACCACACGCTGGCCATGGCGCTGGACAGCCTGGCGCGGGCGTATATGCAACAGGGCAAATTTGCCGAAGCGCGTCAGCTGCTGGGCGAGGCGCTGTTCCTGTTCAGCGCCACCGATACCAAGGGCTATGAATCCCTGTGCGAGCTGTACCTGAGCTACGCCAGCAGCGAGGCAGGCCTGGGCAACCTGCCCGAGGCATTGCGGCTGCTTGACAAGGTACAGGCGCTGGCGCGCGAACACGGCCGTCTGCGCCAGGAGGCCGACGCGCTATACCGTGCCGGTGCCTTGTACCGCCAGCACGGCCGCTGCGAGGCGGCGCTGGGCAAGCTGATGCAGGCGCTGGCCTTGCTGTCGCTGCACGACATGCGCAGTGCCTTGCACGAGTGCGATTACGAAGCCGCCATGTGTTACCAGGCGCTGGGCGATTACCAGCTGGCGTTCGAGCACTTCCAGCGCTTTCATCAGGGCCGCGAGCGTGTGTTTACCCAGCAGTTCGAGGCACGCATGAAGCACGTGGAGCTGATGTTCCGCCTGCATCAGGCCGAGCGCGAACGCGAGTATTACCGTGAAACCAGCAATAACCTGGCGCGGGAGGTAGAGCGGCGTAGCGCGCGGCTGCAGGCGGCCGAGCAGCAGGCTAATACCGATATGCTCACCGGCCTGCCCAACCGCCACCACTTCTGGCCTCGTGCCGACGCCTTGCTGGGTGTGGACGCGCGCTGGAGCAGCCTGGTGCTGGTGGATGCCGACCACTTCAAGCGGGTCAATGACACCTTTGGCCACCTGGCGGGGGATCAGGTATTGCGCGGCATCGGCGAGCTGTTGGCGGCGCTGGCGCGGCCGCAGGACCTGTACTGCCGTTTTGGCGGCGAAGAGTTTGTGCTGCTGATGCCCGATACCCGTGCGGCAGAGGCTGCATTACTGGCAGAGCAGTTGCTGCAACAGTTGGCCTCAAGCGCATTCAGCCTGCTACCCGGCCATCAGGTGACGCTGAGCGCCGGCGTGGCCGAGTTGTATGCCGATGGTAGCTCGGGTGGCAAGCAGCGTTTGCGTGCCTTGCTGGGTGCAGCCGACCAGGCACTGTACCGTGCCAAGGATGGTGGCCGCCGCCAGGTGTGCCTGGCCAGTGTGCAGGGTGCCGGCTCGGCGCAGGACTAG
- a CDS encoding methanobactin export MATE transporter MbnM, protein MRALLITLASSALLAGCLGGGGAGGTTVVDTSRSTSSWQWNLPVDVPTPVVPADNPMSEAKFQLGRQLFYDKRLSGNGTQSCASCHHQNKAFTDGLAVSPGSTGELTHRNAQHLANSAWHSTYTWANPSLTTLERQMEVPLFGENPVEMGVNDSNKDIVLARIKADTDYRQRFADVFGSAGDTITFGNIIKAIATFQRGLLSFDSKYDRYQQKKAVLSAEELRGMQLFMGEKAECFHCHGSFNFNDQTNHLGSPEVNRAFHNTGLYNIDGKGGFPFPNRGLFEFTSLPADMGAFRASSLRNIANTAPYMHDGSIATLEEVLDFYAAGGRNITSGPHAGDGRLNPYKSDLIARINLSAQDKQDIIAFLKTLTDDTLLTNPRFSNPFPAGQ, encoded by the coding sequence ATGCGAGCACTGCTGATCACCCTGGCCAGCAGTGCGCTGCTGGCCGGCTGCCTGGGCGGCGGTGGTGCCGGCGGCACCACCGTTGTCGACACCTCGCGCAGCACCAGCAGCTGGCAATGGAACCTGCCAGTGGACGTGCCCACCCCGGTGGTCCCGGCTGACAACCCGATGAGCGAAGCCAAGTTCCAGCTGGGCCGCCAGCTGTTCTACGACAAGCGCTTGTCTGGCAATGGCACGCAAAGCTGCGCCAGCTGCCACCACCAGAACAAAGCTTTTACCGACGGCCTGGCGGTATCGCCCGGCAGTACCGGCGAGCTGACCCATCGCAATGCCCAGCACCTGGCCAACAGCGCCTGGCACAGCACCTATACCTGGGCCAACCCCTCGCTCACTACGCTGGAGCGACAGATGGAAGTGCCGCTGTTCGGCGAAAACCCGGTAGAAATGGGCGTCAACGACAGCAATAAAGACATCGTGCTGGCGCGTATTAAGGCCGACACCGATTACCGCCAGCGCTTTGCCGATGTCTTTGGCAGTGCAGGGGATACCATCACCTTTGGCAACATCATCAAAGCCATTGCCACCTTCCAGCGTGGCCTGTTGAGCTTTGACAGCAAATACGACCGCTACCAGCAGAAAAAAGCCGTCCTCAGCGCCGAAGAGCTGCGCGGCATGCAGCTCTTCATGGGCGAAAAAGCCGAGTGTTTCCATTGCCACGGCAGCTTCAACTTCAACGACCAGACCAATCACCTGGGTAGCCCGGAAGTCAACCGTGCCTTCCACAACACCGGCCTGTACAACATCGATGGCAAGGGTGGCTTTCCCTTCCCCAACCGTGGCCTGTTCGAGTTCACCAGCCTGCCGGCCGATATGGGTGCCTTCCGCGCCTCCAGCCTGCGCAACATCGCCAACACAGCGCCCTATATGCACGACGGCAGCATTGCCACGCTGGAAGAAGTACTGGATTTCTACGCAGCAGGCGGGCGCAACATCACCAGCGGCCCGCACGCCGGTGACGGCCGCCTGAACCCGTACAAGAGCGACCTGATCGCGCGCATCAACCTGAGCGCGCAGGACAAGCAGGACATCATTGCCTTTTTGAAGACCCTCACCGATGACACACTTCTTACCAACCCGCGCTTTAGCAATCCTTTCCCTGCTGGCCAGTAG
- a CDS encoding DUF1801 domain-containing protein: MSPPIARTQQWLLDISQQQPLQHAILQAVRQHVLALAPGIQEEVKYGGILFADNAPFCGLFAYQAHVSLEFSAGAQLADPHRVLEGKGKLRRHIKLHSVEEVGRKQVAAYLQAAWQQQAT, encoded by the coding sequence ATGTCGCCCCCGATTGCCCGCACACAACAGTGGCTACTCGATATCAGCCAGCAGCAGCCACTGCAACACGCCATCTTGCAGGCGGTACGCCAGCACGTGCTGGCGCTAGCCCCCGGCATACAGGAAGAGGTCAAATACGGCGGCATCCTGTTTGCCGATAATGCGCCGTTTTGCGGGCTGTTTGCCTACCAGGCCCACGTATCGCTGGAGTTCAGCGCCGGGGCGCAGCTGGCCGACCCGCACCGGGTGCTGGAAGGCAAGGGCAAACTGCGGCGCCACATCAAACTGCACAGCGTGGAAGAGGTTGGCCGCAAACAGGTAGCGGCCTACCTGCAAGCTGCGTGGCAGCAGCAAGCCACATGA
- a CDS encoding GNAT family N-acetyltransferase, protein MSTLAIRAANLADPADCQLLMQLTDAYARDAMGGGEGLSEHARQHLPAALGQHPGLFALIAERDGEAVGHALCVLGFSSFYAAPVCNLHDLSVLPAARGLGLGRALMQAVEAAALARGCAKVTLEVRADNHVGRSLYQGEGFAQSGLGGTPYLMMEKRITGV, encoded by the coding sequence ATGAGCACCCTGGCTATCCGTGCGGCCAACCTGGCCGACCCCGCCGATTGCCAGCTGCTGATGCAGCTGACCGACGCCTACGCCCGCGATGCCATGGGCGGTGGCGAGGGGCTAAGCGAACACGCCCGGCAACACCTGCCCGCCGCGCTGGGGCAGCACCCTGGCCTGTTTGCCCTGATTGCCGAACGTGACGGCGAAGCGGTCGGCCACGCGCTGTGTGTGCTGGGCTTTTCCAGTTTTTACGCCGCACCGGTGTGCAATCTGCACGACTTGTCGGTACTGCCCGCGGCGCGCGGCCTGGGGCTGGGCAGGGCGCTGATGCAGGCGGTAGAGGCCGCGGCGCTAGCGCGAGGCTGCGCCAAAGTCACCCTGGAAGTACGCGCCGACAACCACGTTGGCCGCAGCCTGTATCAGGGTGAAGGCTTTGCCCAGTCCGGTCTGGGTGGCACCCCCTACCTGATGATGGAAAAGCGGATTACCGGGGTGTAA
- a CDS encoding VOC family protein produces MSSMIHWFEIPATDFDRAVAFYQQVFHVELKVEHFMDDRIAVFPDSSGCIMASPRLQPAAQGTRIYLDGSPNVSTVLSRAAQHGGQVLLPEMSLPDGNGQIGLFADSEGNIIGLHTEP; encoded by the coding sequence ATGAGCAGCATGATTCACTGGTTTGAAATCCCCGCTACCGACTTTGACCGTGCCGTCGCGTTCTACCAGCAGGTGTTCCACGTGGAACTGAAGGTGGAGCACTTTATGGACGACCGCATTGCCGTATTTCCCGACAGCAGTGGCTGCATCATGGCCAGCCCGCGCCTGCAGCCTGCGGCTCAGGGCACACGCATTTATCTGGATGGCAGCCCGAATGTCAGCACGGTACTCAGCCGTGCAGCACAACACGGCGGCCAGGTACTATTGCCCGAGATGTCCTTGCCGGACGGCAATGGCCAGATCGGCCTGTTTGCCGACAGCGAAGGCAATATCATCGGCTTGCACACCGAACCCTGA
- a CDS encoding VOC family protein: MEARLSFVTLGVADLARATAFYRDVLQLPQVPMPDGAGVAFFELGKTWLSLYPRAALAEDATVADSPPAAFPGFTLAHNVREKHQVDEVLAGLAARGASIVKPAQDVFWGGRSGYFRDPDGFLWEVAWNPGFPHA, from the coding sequence ATGGAAGCAAGACTGAGCTTTGTCACCCTGGGCGTGGCCGACCTGGCCCGCGCTACCGCCTTTTATCGCGACGTGCTGCAGCTGCCGCAGGTGCCGATGCCGGACGGCGCCGGTGTGGCGTTTTTCGAGCTGGGCAAAACCTGGTTATCGCTGTACCCGCGCGCGGCGCTGGCCGAGGATGCCACCGTGGCAGACAGCCCGCCAGCGGCGTTTCCGGGCTTTACGCTAGCGCACAATGTGCGTGAAAAGCACCAAGTAGACGAGGTACTGGCCGGCCTGGCCGCACGCGGCGCCAGCATCGTAAAACCGGCGCAGGATGTGTTCTGGGGCGGGCGTAGCGGCTATTTTCGCGACCCGGACGGTTTTTTATGGGAAGTGGCGTGGAACCCGGGCTTTCCGCACGCCTGA
- the cyaY gene encoding iron donor protein CyaY encodes MTESDFLGLTDGLFRRIEDALEDAGLDTDCLINGNVMEIEFEDGAKIVVNRHVPNREMWIAAKSGGFHFALREDGQWLAARDGAEFGATLSQVVSAASGEAFRFVV; translated from the coding sequence ATGACCGAAAGTGATTTTCTGGGCCTGACCGATGGCCTTTTCCGCCGCATTGAAGACGCGCTGGAAGACGCCGGGCTGGATACCGACTGCCTGATCAACGGCAATGTAATGGAAATCGAGTTTGAGGACGGCGCCAAGATCGTGGTGAACCGCCACGTACCGAACCGTGAAATGTGGATTGCTGCCAAAAGTGGCGGCTTCCACTTTGCCCTGCGTGAAGACGGCCAGTGGCTGGCCGCGCGCGATGGCGCCGAGTTTGGCGCCACGTTGTCGCAAGTCGTGAGCGCGGCCAGCGGCGAAGCCTTCCGCTTTGTCGTATAA
- a CDS encoding YqaA family protein, translating into MTELALLAGLAASAFLSATVLPGNSELALSALLYQQPSLLWPAVLVASVANTAGSATSLWLGRRAPAKALPARTAGWFARFGPATLLLSWVPLLGDALPLAAGWLRLPWWPCLLWLAAGKTLRYLLLVWGLQWWR; encoded by the coding sequence ATGACTGAGCTGGCCCTGCTGGCGGGCCTGGCCGCGTCGGCCTTTCTGTCGGCTACGGTCTTGCCGGGTAATTCCGAGCTGGCCTTGTCTGCCCTGCTCTACCAGCAACCGTCGCTACTGTGGCCTGCTGTGCTGGTCGCCAGCGTGGCCAATACGGCAGGCAGTGCCACCAGCCTGTGGCTGGGGCGGCGCGCACCGGCCAAGGCCTTGCCGGCGCGCACGGCCGGCTGGTTTGCCCGCTTTGGCCCCGCTACCTTGTTGTTAAGCTGGGTACCGTTGCTGGGCGATGCCTTGCCGCTGGCTGCCGGCTGGCTGCGGCTGCCGTGGTGGCCTTGCCTGCTATGGTTGGCCGCAGGCAAAACGCTGCGTTATCTGCTGCTGGTGTGGGGGCTGCAGTGGTGGCGCTAA
- the rsmA gene encoding 16S rRNA (adenine(1518)-N(6)/adenine(1519)-N(6))-dimethyltransferase RsmA produces MSKHIPRKRFGQNFLQDQRVIEDIVNAVGAQRSDVVVEIGPGLGALTRPLLQRLDHLHVVEIDRDIISRLRGEISPKRLTIHEGDALAFDFGSVCEGQFKLVGNLPYNISTPLLFHLACYGNRVIDMHFMLQKEVIDRMVAEPSTPDYGRLTVMLQYRFDMEQILLVPPGAFYPPPKVDSAVVRMIPDAGRCGIADNETLLEELVAQAFAQRRKTLRNNLKGLVSDEELASVGIDAGWRAENVSVAQYVSLANLVARRG; encoded by the coding sequence ATGAGCAAACATATTCCGCGCAAGCGTTTCGGGCAGAACTTTCTGCAGGATCAGCGCGTCATCGAAGACATCGTCAATGCCGTTGGCGCCCAGCGCAGTGATGTGGTGGTGGAGATCGGCCCCGGCCTGGGTGCGCTGACACGCCCGCTGTTACAGCGTCTAGACCACCTGCATGTGGTGGAGATCGACCGCGACATCATCAGCCGCCTGCGTGGCGAGATCTCGCCCAAGCGCTTGACCATCCACGAAGGCGACGCGCTGGCGTTTGATTTTGGCAGTGTGTGCGAGGGCCAGTTCAAGCTGGTAGGCAACCTGCCGTACAACATTTCCACCCCGCTGCTGTTCCATCTGGCTTGCTATGGCAACCGTGTGATCGACATGCACTTCATGCTGCAAAAAGAAGTGATCGACCGCATGGTGGCCGAGCCGTCCACCCCGGATTACGGCCGTTTGACGGTCATGTTGCAGTACCGTTTTGATATGGAACAGATCTTGCTGGTACCACCGGGTGCGTTCTACCCGCCACCGAAAGTAGACTCGGCGGTAGTACGTATGATTCCGGATGCGGGCCGTTGTGGCATAGCCGATAACGAAACCCTGCTGGAAGAGTTGGTGGCCCAGGCGTTTGCCCAGCGTCGCAAGACACTGCGCAATAACCTGAAAGGCCTGGTGAGCGACGAGGAGCTGGCGTCGGTAGGCATCGATGCTGGCTGGCGCGCCGAGAATGTCAGCGTGGCACAGTATGTGTCGCTGGCCAACCTGGTAGCCCGTCGCGGCTAA
- a CDS encoding EVE domain-containing protein, translated as MSRQSVLGGIAPRPPRYWVGVACKEHVGRGLAGGFAQLCHGKQAPLARMQPGDGLVYYSPVLTLQGREPCQQFTAVGYVADAYAYQVAMHEGFVPWRRDILWLPSQPAAIRPLLPQLSFIENPARWGYPFRYGHLEISASDFALIARAMGATLPDTTET; from the coding sequence ATGAGCCGCCAGAGCGTACTCGGCGGCATCGCCCCGCGCCCGCCGCGCTACTGGGTGGGTGTAGCCTGCAAAGAGCACGTTGGCCGCGGCCTTGCTGGCGGCTTTGCCCAGCTCTGCCACGGCAAACAAGCGCCGCTGGCGCGCATGCAGCCCGGTGACGGCCTGGTGTACTACTCGCCAGTGCTGACCCTGCAGGGCCGCGAGCCTTGCCAGCAGTTCACCGCCGTGGGCTACGTGGCCGACGCTTACGCGTATCAGGTGGCCATGCACGAAGGCTTTGTGCCATGGCGGCGCGACATCCTCTGGCTACCCAGCCAGCCGGCGGCCATCCGCCCCTTGCTGCCCCAGCTTTCATTTATAGAGAACCCGGCACGCTGGGGCTACCCTTTCCGCTATGGCCACCTGGAGATCAGCGCCAGTGATTTTGCCTTGATCGCCCGGGCCATGGGCGCGACACTGCCGGATACTACAGAGACATAA
- a CDS encoding GGDEF domain-containing protein: protein MLTEMSKPAPTRPNLALKRRIALALRRSRRSQDTGQHQLGVQAAEEALRLCELPQHRPQWQQAMAQLALHQFRMGHFADAVRSGLEVAATLDFGPDAALRAEVLCVVAIACNEMGLMQDGLKYALEALAAARSSNDPVQIINALNRAGVCTYGALGDLEQGVQLLHQAGEQARLAGERVLLFAALNNIGTLYSSEARKHLKLGRQAEAPALLQRALAHYHDAWQSAGTEGNRHQWAMLQTNLAEAYVDLGEFDHARAALAELRHVLAGSDFYSLQRNADLIEATLLQRSGLVSEAVAALQQMLALPGHMIEFEMRHFAQEELYRLYKSTGQFELALAQLEALRHSEQEQNEQRSSTQGWAIRKELEITSVQLAAERERLYAERERLRAAQLEAEKVVTEARMSELEQAVLIDPLTGVGNRRCLDLEGPARLAALGQQLHGMAVVVVDLDHFKSINDRFGHVVGDEVLKKVAQLMALSTRGSDLTVRFGGEEFVLLLMEQSQDSALRCCERLRLAILNYSWAEVHPQLQVTASFGMHWCQSPQPWELALRQADLALYQAKRLGRNRLQLSSPG from the coding sequence ATGCTCACCGAAATGAGTAAACCGGCCCCGACGCGCCCGAATCTGGCGCTAAAACGGCGCATCGCCCTGGCTTTGCGCCGCTCCCGGCGTAGCCAGGACACGGGCCAGCACCAGCTTGGCGTGCAGGCAGCCGAGGAGGCGCTACGGCTCTGCGAGCTGCCGCAGCATCGCCCGCAGTGGCAGCAGGCCATGGCGCAGCTGGCCCTGCATCAGTTTCGCATGGGCCATTTTGCGGATGCGGTGCGTAGCGGGCTGGAAGTGGCGGCCACCCTGGATTTTGGCCCCGATGCCGCCTTGCGTGCCGAAGTCTTGTGCGTGGTGGCGATTGCCTGCAACGAAATGGGCTTGATGCAGGATGGTCTCAAATACGCACTGGAAGCCCTGGCCGCCGCCCGTAGCAGTAATGACCCGGTACAGATCATCAACGCCTTGAACCGCGCCGGCGTGTGCACCTACGGCGCCCTGGGCGATCTGGAGCAAGGCGTGCAGCTCTTGCACCAGGCCGGCGAGCAGGCACGCTTGGCCGGCGAGCGCGTACTGCTGTTTGCGGCCTTGAACAATATCGGCACGCTATACAGCAGCGAGGCCCGCAAGCATCTGAAGCTAGGCCGGCAGGCAGAGGCGCCCGCCCTGCTGCAGCGTGCGCTGGCGCATTACCACGACGCCTGGCAAAGCGCGGGCACCGAGGGCAACCGCCACCAGTGGGCCATGCTGCAAACCAATCTGGCCGAGGCGTATGTCGATCTGGGCGAGTTTGACCATGCACGGGCGGCGCTGGCCGAGCTGCGCCACGTGCTGGCCGGCAGCGACTTTTACTCCTTGCAGCGTAATGCAGACCTGATAGAAGCCACGCTGCTGCAGCGTAGCGGCCTGGTAAGCGAAGCCGTGGCCGCCTTGCAGCAGATGCTGGCATTGCCGGGCCATATGATCGAATTCGAAATGCGCCACTTTGCACAGGAAGAGTTGTACCGCCTGTACAAATCCACCGGGCAGTTCGAGCTGGCCTTGGCCCAGCTGGAGGCGCTACGCCACAGCGAGCAAGAGCAAAACGAGCAGCGCAGCAGCACCCAGGGCTGGGCTATCCGCAAGGAGCTGGAAATCACCAGCGTGCAGTTGGCCGCCGAGCGCGAGCGCCTGTATGCCGAGCGCGAACGCTTGCGTGCAGCCCAGCTGGAGGCGGAAAAAGTGGTGACCGAAGCGCGCATGAGCGAGCTGGAGCAGGCGGTGCTGATCGACCCGTTGACCGGTGTGGGCAACCGCCGTTGCCTGGATCTGGAAGGCCCGGCTAGGTTGGCCGCACTGGGCCAGCAGCTGCACGGCATGGCGGTGGTGGTGGTAGATCTGGATCATTTCAAATCCATTAACGACCGTTTTGGCCATGTGGTTGGCGACGAGGTGCTGAAAAAAGTGGCGCAGCTGATGGCGCTCAGTACCCGTGGCAGCGACCTGACCGTGCGCTTTGGCGGCGAGGAGTTTGTGCTGCTGCTGATGGAGCAGTCGCAGGACAGCGCACTGCGCTGCTGCGAGCGTTTGCGGCTCGCCATCCTGAATTACAGCTGGGCCGAGGTGCACCCGCAGCTGCAGGTCACGGCCAGCTTTGGCATGCATTGGTGCCAGTCGCCGCAGCCGTGGGAGCTCGCTTTACGCCAGGCCGACCTGGCTTTGTATCAGGCCAAGCGTCTGGGGCGTAACCGCTTGCAGTTATCCAGCCCGGGCTAG
- a CDS encoding helix-turn-helix transcriptional regulator, producing the protein MPVLPDFESAEFAPALKAIRKQLQLSRTALAAQVGLSTAAIQRYEAQDGSNIKPSRDAYERLSKVLAELLQNSSSPAAPAPRPVPQTLPALAAAPVRSEPVLAPGILLADATLEQLIARAKSMGAKKVTIEF; encoded by the coding sequence ATGCCTGTGTTGCCTGACTTTGAAAGTGCCGAATTTGCCCCTGCGCTAAAAGCCATCCGCAAGCAGCTACAGCTGTCCCGCACCGCACTGGCCGCCCAGGTAGGCTTGTCTACTGCTGCCATCCAGCGTTACGAGGCACAGGATGGCAGCAACATCAAACCCAGCCGCGATGCTTACGAACGCCTCAGCAAAGTACTGGCTGAATTACTGCAGAACAGCAGCTCGCCCGCAGCCCCCGCGCCGCGCCCTGTGCCGCAGACTTTGCCTGCCCTTGCTGCCGCGCCAGTACGCAGCGAGCCGGTATTGGCGCCGGGTATTCTGCTTGCCGATGCCACGCTGGAGCAGCTGATCGCACGAGCCAAGTCCATGGGCGCCAAAAAGGTCACCATAGAGTTCTGA
- a CDS encoding recombinase RecA, with protein sequence MPFPAHEHAAMLALKGVGPTVISRLEQLGYSSLAQLAGADAQTLCRQIAGLLRSSCWQNSPQARASIAAILTLAEQYAPG encoded by the coding sequence ATGCCGTTTCCCGCACACGAACACGCCGCCATGCTGGCGCTCAAAGGCGTCGGCCCCACCGTCATCAGCCGGCTGGAACAGCTGGGCTATAGCTCGCTGGCACAGCTGGCCGGGGCCGATGCGCAAACACTCTGCCGACAAATAGCCGGGCTACTGCGTAGCAGCTGCTGGCAGAACAGCCCGCAAGCGCGCGCCAGCATCGCAGCCATACTGACACTGGCAGAGCAATATGCGCCGGGCTGA
- a CDS encoding lipoprotein, producing MRTALLFALLSLSVTACGYKGPLYLPKNTTAPAASSAQ from the coding sequence ATGCGTACCGCACTCCTCTTTGCCCTGCTATCCCTGTCCGTGACAGCCTGCGGCTACAAAGGCCCGCTGTATCTGCCCAAAAATACCACCGCGCCTGCCGCCAGCAGCGCCCAATGA